A window of Marinobacter salarius contains these coding sequences:
- a CDS encoding FGGY-family carbohydrate kinase, producing the protein MNTIKPLILAIDNGTQSVRALLFDTQGNLVGKGKQEIEPYFSEQPGWAEQHPEYFWENLGKACQLLWKNTDALPTQVAGVTLTTQRGTVVNLDEHGKPLRPAIIWLDQRHARVEGPVPGLWGWLFKLIRLEPTVDRIREKTQANWIAQNQPEIWAATRHYLLLSGYLNYRLTGQFRDSVGSQVGYIPFDYKRHQWAGPRDFKWLTMPVRREMLPELVKPGDKIGDLTGDAARHLGLPGPLPVIAAASDKACEILGSGGLTPEVGCMSYGTTATINTTSKRYLEPVRMMPPYPSALPGHYSTEVMIYRGFWMVSWFKREFGLREQKLAEQKGVEPEVLFDELVRAVPAGSMGLMLQPYWSPGVRQPGPEAKGSIIGFGDVHTRSHIYRAILEGLAYALREGKERIEKRSGVPIRRLRVAGGGSQSDAAMQLTADVFGLPAERPHTYETSGLGAAIDAAVGLGLHPNFETAVNAMTRVGDVFHPQADTQKLYERLYREVYLKMYPQLQPLYRKIRDITGYPD; encoded by the coding sequence ATGAACACGATCAAACCGCTCATCCTGGCTATCGACAACGGCACCCAGAGCGTGCGGGCCCTGCTATTCGACACTCAGGGCAATCTCGTTGGCAAGGGCAAACAGGAGATTGAACCCTACTTCTCCGAGCAGCCGGGCTGGGCGGAACAACATCCGGAGTATTTTTGGGAAAACCTCGGTAAGGCGTGCCAATTGCTCTGGAAAAACACCGATGCCTTGCCGACTCAAGTGGCCGGGGTAACGCTGACCACCCAGCGTGGCACCGTTGTAAATCTGGACGAACATGGCAAGCCACTCCGGCCAGCCATCATCTGGCTCGACCAACGTCACGCCCGGGTTGAAGGGCCTGTGCCCGGTTTATGGGGCTGGCTGTTCAAGCTGATTCGTCTGGAACCCACCGTTGACCGCATCCGAGAGAAAACCCAGGCCAACTGGATTGCCCAGAACCAGCCCGAAATCTGGGCGGCCACCCGGCATTACCTGCTGCTGTCGGGCTACTTGAACTACCGCCTGACAGGCCAGTTCAGAGACTCCGTGGGCAGCCAGGTGGGGTATATCCCGTTCGACTACAAACGCCACCAGTGGGCCGGCCCACGTGATTTCAAGTGGCTTACCATGCCCGTTCGCCGTGAGATGTTGCCGGAACTGGTTAAGCCCGGCGACAAGATCGGCGATCTCACCGGAGACGCGGCCCGGCACCTTGGCCTGCCGGGGCCACTCCCGGTGATTGCAGCGGCGTCGGACAAGGCCTGTGAAATCCTCGGCTCCGGCGGCCTGACACCAGAGGTGGGCTGCATGAGCTACGGCACCACGGCCACCATCAACACCACCAGCAAGCGTTACCTGGAACCGGTACGCATGATGCCGCCCTATCCCTCCGCCCTGCCCGGTCACTATTCCACCGAGGTGATGATCTACCGTGGCTTCTGGATGGTGAGTTGGTTCAAGCGCGAATTCGGTCTACGGGAACAGAAACTGGCTGAGCAGAAAGGCGTGGAGCCGGAAGTCCTGTTTGATGAACTGGTTCGGGCCGTTCCCGCCGGTTCGATGGGGTTGATGCTGCAACCCTACTGGTCACCCGGGGTTCGCCAGCCGGGGCCGGAAGCCAAGGGCTCCATCATCGGGTTTGGCGACGTCCACACCCGCTCCCACATCTACCGAGCCATACTGGAAGGCTTGGCCTACGCCCTGCGCGAAGGCAAGGAACGGATCGAGAAACGCAGTGGCGTCCCCATCCGCAGGCTGAGAGTCGCCGGGGGCGGTTCCCAGAGCGATGCCGCCATGCAACTGACCGCCGATGTTTTCGGACTGCCCGCAGAACGGCCTCATACCTACGAAACGTCCGGTCTTGGCGCCGCCATCGACGCTGCCGTTGGCCTGGGGCTTCATCCGAATTTCGAGACGGCGGTGAACGCGATGACCCGAGTGGGTGATGTCTTCCATCCGCAGGCCGACACCCAGAAACTCTACGAGCGCCTGTATCGAGAGGTGTACCTGAAGATGTATCCCCAGCTTCAGCCGCTGTACCGTAAAATTCGGGATATTACGGGGTATCCCGATTAA
- a CDS encoding SCO family protein produces the protein MKNRFLPCSHKAISAMVLLASLVVLGGCFGDDENWNGKDISGLMPELAFELTGTSGDTVTAEQTDGNIRLLFFGFTSCPDICPATLQKLSRAVKDLPAKMRADTQIVFVSVDPQRDTPERIDSYVSFFSDRAIGLTGEEPALRELSKRYRTTFGYDEPDAEGNYNVSHSGAVYVFDREGKARLLIRPELSVEDIRMDLVALAEES, from the coding sequence ATGAAAAACCGGTTCCTACCCTGCAGTCATAAAGCGATCTCTGCCATGGTACTTTTGGCGTCTCTAGTGGTGCTCGGTGGGTGCTTTGGCGACGATGAAAACTGGAATGGCAAAGACATCAGCGGCCTGATGCCGGAACTTGCCTTCGAGCTGACTGGCACCTCCGGCGACACGGTGACGGCCGAGCAAACCGACGGCAATATCCGGCTGCTGTTCTTCGGCTTCACCTCCTGCCCTGATATCTGCCCCGCCACACTCCAGAAACTGTCCAGGGCGGTGAAGGATTTGCCCGCGAAAATGCGAGCAGACACGCAGATTGTCTTTGTCAGCGTGGACCCGCAACGGGACACCCCAGAACGCATCGACAGCTACGTGAGCTTTTTCAGCGACCGGGCCATCGGCCTGACCGGCGAGGAACCAGCGCTCAGGGAACTCAGTAAGCGTTACCGCACGACCTTTGGTTACGACGAGCCAGATGCGGAAGGTAACTACAACGTCTCACACAGCGGCGCCGTGTATGTGTTCGACCGCGAAGGAAAGGCCCGTCTGTTGATCCGGCCGGAGCTGAGTGTGGAGGATATCCGTATGGATCTGGTTGCGTTGGCTGAGGAAAGCTAA
- a CDS encoding branched-chain amino acid ABC transporter permease: MSGIGAALLNSLDIGLLLFIIAVGLNIVFGVLNIINFAHGALYMLGAYLAFTLINIAGMPFWAALILAPIGVAILAVIIDRLLLRFIYSRDVADSLLLTFAILLIINESVRMIWGSGIHVVQPPDLLSGSVRLLGSSVATYSLFVIVIGLLLLAGLWYLFNRTRVGRIMRAAALDRDMAEALCINTRLVVTGVFAFGAWLAAVGGVMAAPMRALDPGMGDKIIIESFIVVVIGGLGSFPGALLGAIILGLIHGFGGRYLPEVNLLLPFVGMALVLLFKPHGIMGKGANA, encoded by the coding sequence ATGTCTGGCATCGGAGCGGCGTTGCTGAATAGTCTCGATATAGGGTTGCTGCTGTTCATTATCGCAGTGGGCCTCAATATCGTGTTCGGTGTGCTGAACATCATCAACTTTGCCCACGGGGCACTTTACATGCTGGGGGCCTATCTGGCCTTCACACTGATCAATATCGCGGGCATGCCTTTCTGGGCAGCCCTGATCCTGGCGCCCATTGGCGTCGCTATCCTGGCCGTCATCATCGACCGGTTGCTGTTGCGCTTTATCTATTCCCGTGACGTAGCAGACAGCCTGCTTCTGACATTCGCTATCCTGCTGATCATTAACGAGAGTGTGAGGATGATCTGGGGGAGTGGCATCCATGTGGTCCAGCCGCCGGATCTGCTGTCAGGTTCGGTGCGGCTGTTAGGCAGTTCCGTTGCCACCTACAGCCTGTTCGTGATCGTCATCGGCCTACTATTGCTAGCTGGTCTCTGGTACCTGTTCAACCGCACTCGTGTCGGCCGCATCATGCGAGCCGCGGCACTGGATCGCGATATGGCCGAAGCGCTGTGCATCAACACCCGGCTGGTGGTGACCGGCGTGTTTGCCTTTGGCGCCTGGCTGGCCGCCGTCGGTGGCGTCATGGCGGCACCCATGCGTGCGCTGGATCCAGGCATGGGGGACAAGATCATTATCGAGTCGTTCATTGTGGTGGTGATCGGAGGGCTGGGCAGCTTTCCGGGCGCCTTGCTTGGAGCCATCATCCTGGGCCTGATTCATGGCTTCGGTGGCCGCTACCTGCCGGAAGTGAACCTGCTGTTGCCGTTCGTCGGCATGGCGCTGGTTCTGTTGTTCAAACCACACGGCATTATGGGCAAAGGGGCAAATGCATGA
- a CDS encoding ABC transporter ATP-binding protein: MARSFYEGKPVQGWPAHRIARAGIGYVPEDRRIFPGLTVRDNLDVASYQRKGSAARWTVDGILKKYEMLGERADQDGATLSGGQQQMLAVARSLMIQPRLLLLDEPNEGLAPVIVQQIGELIDDLSQTTTILFTDQSVRFALKHAQRAYILEKGQVVHEASSQDLKADQATQDRFLSVA; the protein is encoded by the coding sequence CTGGCGAGGTCGTTCTATGAAGGCAAGCCAGTCCAGGGCTGGCCGGCACACCGCATCGCCCGCGCTGGCATCGGGTACGTACCGGAAGACCGCCGGATATTTCCTGGTCTGACGGTGCGGGATAACCTGGATGTGGCCTCCTATCAACGCAAGGGCAGTGCCGCGCGTTGGACGGTGGATGGCATCCTCAAGAAATACGAGATGCTGGGCGAACGGGCGGACCAGGACGGCGCGACCCTGTCCGGTGGTCAGCAACAGATGCTGGCGGTGGCAAGGTCCCTGATGATTCAGCCACGACTGTTGTTACTGGATGAGCCCAACGAGGGACTGGCCCCGGTTATCGTGCAGCAGATCGGTGAGCTGATTGACGATCTCAGCCAGACCACCACCATCCTGTTTACCGACCAAAGCGTGCGATTCGCACTAAAGCATGCTCAAAGAGCCTACATTCTGGAAAAGGGCCAGGTTGTGCACGAGGCGAGCAGTCAGGACCTGAAGGCGGACCAGGCTACCCAGGACCGATTCTTGTCCGTGGCATAG
- a CDS encoding cytochrome c oxidase assembly protein — MSALDYLVPYDFSPLTILSFVLVLAFYGFGLVRMPADDRPGSGRVLVFVVGVMLCYGVMQTRFDYYSQYMFFVHRGQHLILHHLGPILIALSNPLPVMRFLYSLINPGVRRALIPLGWIYRFLQHPAIASFLFVGLIYFWLWPPIHFDAMLSRDLYWVMNWSMLLDGMLFWWLIFDPRSPVISDALGYGKRILLLALVAIPQMVLGATIVFSRGMVYDVYEVCGRAWPMPPETDQLLGGLLTWIPPAMMSILGILIILRRAMREDGKVSPYNEKLKASHS; from the coding sequence ATGTCGGCCTTAGACTACCTTGTACCCTATGACTTCTCGCCGCTCACCATATTGAGTTTCGTGCTCGTTCTGGCGTTCTACGGGTTCGGCCTGGTCAGGATGCCTGCTGACGATCGCCCCGGAAGTGGCCGGGTGCTGGTATTTGTGGTGGGCGTCATGCTTTGTTACGGCGTGATGCAAACCCGTTTCGATTACTACTCCCAGTACATGTTCTTCGTTCACCGGGGCCAGCATCTGATACTGCACCACCTGGGGCCGATCCTGATTGCCCTGTCCAACCCCCTCCCGGTGATGCGTTTCCTCTACAGCCTGATCAATCCCGGCGTACGGCGGGCGCTAATACCGCTGGGGTGGATTTACCGTTTTCTCCAGCACCCGGCGATTGCCTCATTCCTGTTTGTAGGTCTGATCTACTTCTGGCTCTGGCCGCCAATCCACTTCGACGCCATGCTCAGCCGGGATCTGTATTGGGTGATGAACTGGAGCATGCTACTGGACGGTATGCTGTTCTGGTGGTTGATCTTTGATCCACGTTCACCCGTCATCAGCGACGCTCTGGGCTACGGCAAACGCATCCTTCTTCTAGCCCTGGTTGCCATCCCCCAGATGGTTCTGGGCGCCACCATCGTGTTCTCACGGGGTATGGTGTACGACGTGTACGAAGTCTGCGGTCGCGCCTGGCCAATGCCGCCAGAAACGGACCAGTTGCTGGGCGGATTGCTGACCTGGATTCCCCCGGCCATGATGAGCATCCTCGGCATACTGATTATCCTTCGACGTGCCATGCGTGAAGATGGCAAGGTGTCGCCCTATAACGAAAAGCTGAAGGCCAGCCATTCATGA
- a CDS encoding branched-chain amino acid ABC transporter permease yields MKTKVLMAILAVVIAGLIAVPWIASYFYVFIFTEILILGLFAASFNLIFGYTGMLSFGHAAFFGIGAYATALVLIHLEWPFLVCLMVSMGASALLALMIGFLSVRLNEVYFAMLTLAFGMMVFAIAYQWRSVTNGSDGLAGFTLGSFGLGLDLTLANPSVYYHVVLGIVAIAAIVLYLICRSSFGMILKAIRQNPERVSFAGLNVRTYRLVAFVIAGTFAGLAGGLIAPFLRVASPELLHWSMSAEPILMAILGGTGFFLGPFIGSAAFVLLETWITTYTESWMLVLGIILALMVIFFRKGLLGTAIDWWMEVKK; encoded by the coding sequence ATGAAAACCAAGGTTCTGATGGCCATTCTGGCTGTGGTGATTGCCGGGCTGATTGCGGTGCCCTGGATTGCTTCCTATTTCTATGTGTTTATTTTTACCGAAATCCTGATCCTGGGTCTGTTCGCGGCCAGCTTCAACCTGATTTTCGGTTATACCGGCATGCTGAGCTTCGGGCATGCGGCGTTCTTCGGTATTGGCGCTTACGCCACGGCCCTGGTGCTGATTCACCTGGAGTGGCCGTTCCTGGTCTGTCTGATGGTTTCCATGGGGGCGTCCGCACTACTGGCTTTGATGATCGGCTTCCTGAGCGTCCGCCTCAATGAGGTGTACTTTGCCATGCTGACCCTGGCTTTTGGCATGATGGTCTTTGCCATCGCCTACCAGTGGCGCTCGGTGACCAACGGCAGTGACGGCCTCGCCGGGTTTACCCTGGGCTCCTTCGGGCTGGGGCTTGACCTCACTCTGGCGAATCCCTCGGTCTATTACCATGTGGTGCTGGGTATTGTGGCCATCGCCGCGATAGTGCTTTACCTGATCTGCCGCAGTTCGTTTGGCATGATCCTCAAGGCAATCCGTCAGAATCCCGAGCGGGTATCCTTCGCCGGGCTGAACGTGCGGACGTATCGGCTTGTGGCTTTCGTCATCGCCGGAACCTTTGCGGGCCTGGCCGGTGGTCTGATCGCTCCATTCCTGCGTGTGGCGAGCCCCGAGCTTCTGCACTGGTCCATGTCCGCCGAACCGATATTGATGGCCATCCTGGGGGGTACCGGGTTTTTCCTGGGACCGTTCATCGGCTCTGCGGCGTTCGTATTGCTGGAAACCTGGATCACCACTTACACGGAATCCTGGATGCTGGTTCTGGGTATCATCCTGGCGCTGATGGTGATCTTCTTCCGCAAGGGACTGTTGGGCACTGCCATTGACTGGTGGATGGAGGTGAAAAAATGA
- a CDS encoding ABC transporter ATP-binding protein produces the protein MTNPVLTIANLTKRFGGVTAVSDINLDVMPKETIAIIGPNGAGKTTFYNMVSGRMQPTEGTIMLDGKDITGLPPHKISRLGVSRSFQINNIFPEMTVQENVEVVLSAYHGHSRKLFNIASRNTEIQNEAVEFLKRLGIDSLKAQRAEVISYGDKRLLEIAMVLATQPKLVLLDEPTAGMTPDETRRTTQLIKQLAGSGDYTFMITEHDMDVVFNLADRILVMHRGEKLFAGTPEEVKNHPEVRVAYLGEEDDEAVEEANP, from the coding sequence ATGACTAACCCGGTCCTTACCATTGCTAACCTGACCAAGCGTTTTGGCGGCGTCACGGCGGTCTCTGATATCAACCTGGACGTCATGCCCAAGGAAACCATCGCGATTATCGGCCCCAACGGTGCCGGCAAGACCACCTTCTACAACATGGTGTCCGGCCGGATGCAGCCAACGGAAGGCACGATCATGCTGGACGGCAAGGATATCACCGGCCTGCCTCCCCACAAGATCAGCCGGCTGGGCGTATCGCGATCGTTCCAGATCAATAATATCTTCCCGGAGATGACGGTGCAGGAGAACGTGGAAGTGGTGCTATCGGCCTACCATGGCCACAGCCGCAAGCTATTCAATATCGCGTCCCGCAATACCGAAATCCAGAACGAGGCGGTTGAGTTTCTGAAGCGTCTGGGCATCGACAGCCTGAAAGCACAGCGTGCAGAAGTGATCAGCTACGGCGACAAGCGATTACTGGAGATCGCCATGGTGCTGGCAACGCAACCTAAGCTGGTGCTTCTGGACGAGCCAACTGCCGGGATGACTCCGGATGAAACCCGGCGCACCACCCAACTGATCAAACAACTTGCCGGTAGCGGTGACTACACCTTCATGATCACCGAGCACGATATGGATGTGGTCTTCAATCTGGCGGACCGGATTCTGGTCATGCACCGTGGCGAGAAGCTTTTTGCCGGCACACCCGAGGAAGTCAAGAACCACCCGGAGGTGCGTGTTGCCTACCTGGGCGAAGAAGACGACGAAGCGGTCGAGGAGGCCAACCCATGA
- a CDS encoding NAD-dependent succinate-semialdehyde dehydrogenase, whose product MRLTNPALLRESAHINGEWVQARSGNRLAITNPANGEHLAYVPDMDAEDTRQAIRAAEAAWPEWRARPAKERAGVLRRWFDLVMQHQEDLACLMTAEQGKPLAEARGEVAYGASFIEWFAEEAKRAYGDVIPGHGRDKRIVVIKQPIGVVAAITPWNFPVAMITRKVAPALAAGCPVVVKPAEDTPLCALALAVLAEDAGVPPGILNIVTCSKDRAPQVGEELTTSPVVRKVSFTGSTPVGKLLMSQASGTVKKVSLELGGNAPFIVFDDADLDAAVTGLMASKYRNTGQTCVCANRIYVQSGVYDEFVEKLKAAVGKLVVGAGLEGETHQGPLINQAALDKVRRHIADATERGAKVVMGGQAHALGGTFFEPTILTDVTQDMLVASEETFGPVAPLFRFETEEQAITMANDSEFGLAAYFYSNDIRRIWHVAEALETGMIGINDGIISTEAAPFGGVKESGLGREGSRHGLDEFMELKYLCLGGMR is encoded by the coding sequence ATCAGACTGACAAACCCGGCACTATTGCGCGAAAGCGCCCATATCAACGGCGAATGGGTCCAGGCCCGTTCGGGTAATCGGCTCGCGATAACCAATCCAGCCAATGGAGAGCATCTCGCTTATGTGCCGGATATGGACGCCGAAGATACCCGGCAGGCCATTCGGGCGGCCGAGGCAGCGTGGCCGGAATGGCGTGCCCGTCCGGCCAAGGAGCGAGCGGGTGTTCTGCGTCGGTGGTTCGATCTGGTGATGCAACATCAGGAGGACCTGGCCTGTTTGATGACGGCAGAGCAGGGCAAGCCGTTGGCCGAGGCTCGCGGTGAGGTTGCGTACGGCGCCAGTTTCATCGAGTGGTTTGCCGAGGAAGCCAAGCGGGCCTATGGTGACGTCATTCCTGGCCACGGCCGTGACAAGAGGATTGTGGTTATCAAACAGCCGATTGGGGTAGTGGCGGCAATCACGCCCTGGAATTTCCCGGTGGCCATGATCACCCGTAAGGTTGCCCCGGCACTGGCTGCCGGTTGCCCAGTGGTGGTCAAACCTGCTGAAGACACGCCGTTGTGCGCGCTCGCGCTTGCGGTGTTGGCCGAGGACGCCGGAGTTCCACCGGGGATCCTCAACATCGTTACCTGCTCGAAAGACCGGGCGCCGCAGGTGGGTGAGGAACTGACCACCAGCCCGGTGGTTCGCAAGGTGTCGTTTACGGGGTCCACGCCCGTGGGCAAACTCCTCATGAGCCAGGCCAGTGGCACGGTCAAGAAAGTGAGCCTGGAATTGGGCGGCAATGCACCGTTTATCGTGTTTGACGACGCCGATCTCGATGCTGCGGTAACGGGATTAATGGCCTCCAAGTACCGAAATACCGGGCAAACGTGTGTATGCGCCAACCGCATTTATGTGCAATCTGGCGTGTATGACGAGTTTGTTGAGAAGCTTAAGGCTGCGGTTGGCAAGTTGGTCGTCGGGGCAGGCCTGGAAGGCGAGACCCATCAGGGTCCGCTGATCAACCAGGCTGCGCTCGATAAAGTCAGGCGGCACATCGCCGATGCGACAGAACGGGGCGCAAAAGTGGTGATGGGAGGCCAGGCGCACGCTCTTGGTGGCACCTTCTTCGAGCCCACCATTCTCACGGACGTCACCCAGGACATGCTGGTGGCCAGCGAGGAGACCTTTGGCCCGGTGGCACCGCTGTTCCGGTTTGAGACCGAGGAACAGGCCATCACCATGGCCAACGATTCGGAATTTGGTCTGGCAGCATACTTCTACAGTAATGACATCCGGCGCATCTGGCACGTGGCCGAGGCCCTGGAAACCGGCATGATTGGCATCAACGATGGCATCATTTCAACCGAGGCCGCTCCCTTCGGCGGGGTCAAGGAAAGCGGCTTGGGTCGTGAAGGGTCACGGCATGGCCTGGACGAGTTCATGGAACTCAAATACCTCTGCCTCGGTGGAATGCGCTGA
- a CDS encoding ATP-binding cassette domain-containing protein, translating to MILDVRNIQTFYGESQALQGVTLQLEAGETVCILGRNGAGKSTTLKSIMGLTPPRSGEVVL from the coding sequence ATGATTCTTGATGTTCGCAACATTCAAACGTTCTACGGCGAGAGTCAGGCGCTCCAGGGTGTTACCCTTCAGCTCGAAGCCGGTGAGACGGTTTGCATCCTCGGCCGGAACGGGGCGGGAAAGAGCACCACCCTGAAAAGCATCATGGGGCTGACGCCTCCGAGATCTGGCGAGGTCGTTCTATGA
- a CDS encoding CaiB/BaiF CoA transferase family protein, with translation MSGSLSHLRVLDLSRVLAGPWAGQILGDLGAEVIKIERPKSGDDTRSWGPPYLQGADGNADLSAYFLTANRNKQSLAVDIAHPEGQELIRKLVAESDVILENFKVGGLKRYGLDYDSLKQINPKLIYCSITGFGQDGPYANRPGYDFLIQAMGGLMSITGQPDGEPGAGPMKVGVALTDIMTGLYATIGVLAALSHRDRTGEGQYVEAALLDVQVACLANQAMNYLTTGQAPGRMGNAHPNIVPYQDFPTADGNMVLTVGNDEQFTRLCDVLEHPEWASDERFATNRARVANRKELIPRLRQATVMRSTQEWVQILERSGVPCGPVNTLDQVFEDPQVLARGMKQSVQHPSLGDVPTVGNPIRLKLTPVSYRTAPPLLGEQSKQVLEKIVGLSSGEIESLRERGIVS, from the coding sequence ATGTCTGGCTCCCTATCTCATTTGCGTGTCCTGGATCTTTCCAGAGTGTTGGCTGGTCCCTGGGCAGGGCAGATCCTTGGGGATCTCGGCGCAGAGGTTATCAAAATTGAACGCCCAAAATCCGGGGACGACACGCGCTCCTGGGGGCCACCTTATCTGCAGGGGGCTGATGGTAATGCAGATCTCTCTGCCTACTTCCTGACCGCCAATCGAAATAAGCAGTCCCTTGCGGTCGATATCGCCCATCCCGAAGGGCAGGAACTGATCCGAAAACTGGTCGCAGAGTCGGATGTCATCCTTGAAAACTTCAAGGTCGGGGGCCTCAAACGTTATGGCCTGGATTATGACAGCCTGAAGCAAATCAACCCCAAACTCATCTACTGCTCGATCACCGGATTTGGCCAGGATGGCCCTTACGCGAACCGGCCCGGATATGATTTCCTGATCCAGGCCATGGGCGGGCTTATGAGCATCACCGGGCAACCTGACGGCGAGCCCGGCGCCGGGCCAATGAAGGTCGGTGTAGCACTGACAGACATCATGACCGGGCTGTATGCCACCATTGGTGTGCTCGCTGCGCTCAGTCACCGTGACCGTACGGGAGAGGGGCAGTATGTCGAGGCGGCGCTGTTGGATGTGCAGGTAGCCTGTCTGGCGAATCAGGCCATGAATTACCTGACCACGGGCCAGGCGCCGGGGAGGATGGGGAACGCCCATCCGAATATCGTGCCTTACCAGGATTTTCCTACCGCAGATGGCAACATGGTGCTAACCGTCGGTAACGATGAGCAGTTCACCCGGTTGTGCGATGTTCTTGAGCATCCGGAGTGGGCGAGCGATGAGCGTTTTGCGACAAATCGGGCTCGCGTAGCGAATCGAAAGGAATTGATTCCCAGGCTGCGGCAGGCCACGGTGATGCGGTCAACACAGGAATGGGTGCAAATTCTGGAGCGTTCAGGGGTGCCCTGCGGGCCGGTTAACACCCTGGATCAGGTATTTGAAGACCCACAGGTTCTTGCGCGGGGAATGAAACAGTCTGTTCAGCATCCATCGCTGGGCGATGTCCCGACGGTTGGCAATCCGATCAGGCTGAAGCTGACACCGGTAAGTTACAGGACGGCGCCTCCGCTGTTGGGGGAGCAATCGAAACAGGTCCTTGAGAAGATTGTTGGCCTCTCTTCTGGCGAAATAGAGAGCCTAAGGGAGCGCGGCATAGTCTCGTGA
- a CDS encoding TetR/AcrR family transcriptional regulator: protein MIENYEAFRGELRMSKEDVIRDVYRQNKERISIKKEATAVKNLTRIIDSTLRLANSKGFHAMTLRDLCGDSGMSMGGLYAYIRNKDDLIHLIQSHGFIITRRTLIHYTEDVEDVRDRMFSAIKAHLYLSELMRAWFYFSYMEAKSLPAEEKRDAVAIELEIEEIFLRLIEDGIEAKVYRSRNARLVASMIKALLQDWYLKRRKYRDQSVAVDDYAAFVRDVIESYLLGER from the coding sequence ATGATCGAAAATTACGAAGCATTCCGCGGTGAACTCCGCATGTCCAAGGAGGATGTGATCCGCGATGTGTACCGCCAGAACAAGGAACGCATCAGTATTAAAAAGGAGGCGACAGCGGTCAAGAATCTGACCCGAATCATCGACTCGACCCTGCGGCTGGCCAACTCCAAGGGGTTTCATGCGATGACGCTGAGGGACCTGTGCGGAGATTCCGGCATGAGCATGGGTGGGCTCTATGCGTATATCCGCAACAAGGATGACCTGATCCACCTGATCCAGAGCCACGGATTCATTATCACGCGTCGGACTCTGATCCATTACACGGAAGACGTAGAGGATGTCCGGGACAGAATGTTCTCTGCAATTAAGGCACACCTGTATCTGAGCGAGCTGATGCGGGCCTGGTTCTACTTTTCCTACATGGAAGCGAAGAGCCTGCCGGCCGAGGAAAAACGCGACGCTGTCGCCATTGAGCTGGAGATCGAGGAGATCTTTCTGCGGCTTATTGAGGATGGCATAGAGGCCAAGGTTTACCGCTCGAGAAATGCCCGCCTTGTCGCCTCCATGATCAAAGCCTTATTGCAGGACTGGTACCTGAAACGCCGGAAATACCGTGACCAGAGTGTTGCGGTTGACGACTATGCCGCGTTTGTCAGGGATGTGATTGAAAGCTATCTGCTCGGAGAGCGTTGA